The nucleotide window TGATTGTTACTCCTTCGACTTTGCTGGCTACTTTACGTACGATTGATAGTATGTGGACCAACCAAAAACAGCAGGAAAATGCGTTTGAAATTGCGCGTCAGGCGGGAGCATTGTATGATAAATTTGAAGGTTTTGTTGCCGATTTAATAAAAATAGGCAAGAAAATAGACGAGAGTAAAGTAGAATACCAAGGCGCCATGAATAAACTGGTAGATGGTAAAGGAAACCTCATCACGAGTGTAGAAAAACTCAAAAAAATGGGAGCCAAAGCAAAAAAAGCACTCCCAGACAATATTTTAAGAAGAGCAGAAACCGATGAAAACACGCTCTTGAATTAACCCAATTATATAGTAAAATGAAAAATCCCCCCTTAAACAAAGAAATAAAACCAATGGAAAAAGCATTCAAAACAGTTGCATCCTCACACGTCAGCATTTCAGTATTGATGCTACCTTCCCATACTAATTTTAGCGGAAAAATTCACGGTGGTTACATTTTGTCACTGTTGGATCAAATAGCCTTTGCCTGTGGTTCAAAATTTTCGGGAAATTATTGTGTAACTGCATCTGTAGATACTGTGAATTTTTTGAAACCAATCGAAGTTGGTGAACTCGTAACTATGAAAGCCTCTGTAAATTATGTTGGAAAAAGCTCAATGGTTGTTGGAATTCGGGTCGAAGCCGAAAACATTCAGACTGGTCATAAAAAACATTGCAATTCTTCCTATTTTACAATGGTTGCCAAAGATAATGAAGGGAACAGCGTACCAGTTCCCGGTTTAATTCTATCCAATTTTGAAGACATAAAACGCTTTTGCAATGCATTGAAACAAATTGCCTTAAAAAAAGAACACGATATCCATCAGGAAGTATTCAATTATACTTCTAAAGAAACTTTGGAAAACCTAAAAAAATACAATATTCAAATCAATTTAGATTAATTTTTCAAGTTTCAAAGAGACAAAATTCGACCTTTCTAAAACTCAAAATCGCTGGTACAAAAAGAATTAATCTTTTGCTACCAGCCTTTTTTTTGGCAGAATATTAAGATAATAATCTAAAAAAAAGATGTATCTTTAAGATGAACCTTTAATGGATATAATTATGAAAAAATTTACTCTATTAGCTTTATTTTCTTTTTTATATCCTATCATTGCCCAAGAAAAATTAAGCACTTCAAAGTGTACTATTTACTTCGAGGCTTCTGTGCCTTTATTTGAGGCCGTAGAAGCGAAAAATGACATCGTCGACTGTACATTAATCCCTGACAAAGGCCAAATCACTTTTACCGCCGTTATCAAAAATTTTCAATTCAAAAGAGATTTAATGAAAGAGCACTTCAATAGTAATTATATGGAAAGTGACCGCTATTCTAAAGCTATTTTTAAAGGAGTTATTGAAAAATTTGATTTGAAAGTCATAACCGAAAACGATCAGGATTTCCTAATTAAAGGCAAAATGACTATTCACGGTCAAACCAGGATGATTGCCGTAAATGCCAAAATCAAGAAGGTGGCGAACGGCATCAGCATCAATTCTCATTTTATATTGAACACAGACGATTTTAAAATTGAAATTCCTAGTATTGTAATTGCCAAAATTTCAAAAACAGTAAATACGAAAGTTGATTGTGTTTTATACTAAGGCTGTAGCTTTAGGCTTTAAACAATAAGCAACAACTTTCGACTTTCGACTTTCGACTTTGCAACTTTGCAACTATCTCAAACTGTCCTTCAGTGCTTTTTTGAGTCCTTTGAATTGAAACCTAAAACCCAGTTTTTTTATTTTATCCGAAGAAACCCTTCTGCCTTTCAAAACCATACAAGACATTTCTCCCAAAGCCAATTGAATCAAAAATGCCGGAATATTTGGAAGCCACATTGGGCGTCCCATACAACTCGCCAGTGTTTTTGAAAAAGACAAATTCGTTGTACTGTCATTGATTGTGGCATTGTACGCCCCTGTCATATTTTTATTTTCGATTGCCTCGATATAAATTCTGCTCAAATCGTGGATGTGAATCCAAGGCATATATTGTTTTCCTGATCCCAAAGCACTCCCCAATCCGTACTTAAAAATAGGGGCCAGTTTTTTTACTACTCCTCCATTTCTCCCCAAAACCATTCCTGTTCGGATTTTTACGGTTCGAATGCCCAAACCAGCCATCAAACTGGCAGATTTTTCCCATTCCTGGCAAATTTTTCCTAAAAAATCATCGGCAGGTAATGTGTTTTCGGTACAAATCCCCTCACCATTAACGACTCCGTAAAAACCAATTCCCGATGCCGAAACGAAGGCTTCAACCTGTTTATTATGTTTTTTTAAAACAGAGTAAATCAATTGGGCTGAATCAATCCTACTGCTCCTGATTTCTTCTTTTCTTTTTGTAGCCCATCTTCCTTCGGCAATATTCTCCCCTGCCAAATGAATAATATAATCAGCATTGAGCACAGCCACTTCGTCTATTTTTTGATTCGAAACATCCCAAATATAATAAGAGATTCCATCTGCATTTGGTCTACTGTCTCTGGTCAGTATCGAAACGGAATATCCTTTTTTTAAAAGTTCAGCAACCAAATACCTCCCCACAAAACCAGTTCCGCCTGTTAGTAAAACGTTTTTTTTCATTTTTAAAAAATTAGGGGCTGTCAACATTATCACACAAATATAAGTTTCTATTTTATACAGGATTATTAATGATAAGTTAAACGTATCCAACAGAATACAAAAAAGTACTAATAAAATTGAAATAGTCCTTCTTTTACGATTTGACTGTACAGTCAGCTACATCACCGAAGAAAAGGCTTCATCTGTTTTTATTAAAAATATCACTAATTTCTTCATCAAACCTTAAAATTCGTACTCCCTAATCCCCAAATTCTCTTTATATTTGTGCCTTTCGAAAAAACAACAAAAATGACTAACCTGAACGAATTGAATGCTATATCACCAATCGATGGTCGTTATAGAAATAAAACAGTATCCCTGGCTCCATTTTTCTCTGAAGAAGCCCTAATAAAATACCGCGTATTAATTGAAATTGAATACTTCATTGCTTTATGCGAAGTGCCTTTGCCTCAACTAAAAAATGTTGACGCTTCTTTATTCGAAAGCCTTCGTAATATTTATAAAAATTTCTCCACCGAAGATGCTCTTTGGATAAAAGAAACCGAAAAAGTTACCAATCACGACGTAAAAGCCGTTGAGTATTTTATTAAAGATGCTTTTGAAAAACTAGGCTTATCCGAATATAAAGAGTTTATCCACTTTGGATTAACATCACAAGACATCAACAACACCGCAATTCCGCTTTCTACAAAGGACGCTTTTGAAAAAGTATATATGCCATCGTTGATTTCTTTGACATCCAAATTAAAAGAATTGGCACAGGAATGGGCACATGTTCCTATGCTAGCCCGTACACACGGACAACCGGCATCGCCAACTCGCTTGGGTAAAGAAATTGCTGTTTTTGTGGAGCGTTTGGAAGAACAGATGCGTTTGTTGTTCAACACTCCTTTTGCGGCCAAATTTGGTGGAGCAACTGGAAACTATAACGCACATCATGTAGCTTATCCGCAAATTGACTGGAAACAATTCGGGAACAAATTTGTTGAGGAAAACCTTGGATTACACCACTCTTTCCCAACAACACAAATCGAACACTACGACCATTTTGCAGCTTTTTTTGACGCTTTAAAAAGAATAAACACCATCATTATTGATTTGGACAGAGATATTTGGACGTATGTTTCAATGGAATATTTCAAACAAAAAATCAAAGCGGGAGAAATTGGATCATCGGCAATGCCACACAAAGTAAACCCAATTGATTTTGAAAACTCCGAAGGAAACTTAGGAATTGCCAATGCCATTTTTGAACATTTATCGGCCAAATTACCGGTTTCAAGATTGCAACGCGACTTGACAGACAGTACTGTTTTGAGAAACATTGGCGTACCAATGGGACATACCTTAATCGCCTTTGAAGCCACTTTGAAAGGATTGAACAAATTATTGCTGAATGAATCCAAATTCCACGAAGATTTAGAGAAAAACTGGGCTGTTGTAGCAGAGGCTATTCAAACAATTTTGAGACGTGAAGCCTATCCAAATCCGTATGAAGCTTTAAAAGGATTAACAAGAACCAACGAAGCTATTGACAAAAATGCTATTCACAGTTTTATCGCTACGCTTGATGTTTCGGATGCGATTAAAGCAGAACTATTACAAATTACACCAAGCAATTTCATAGGAATTTAATAAACCCTTGAAATATTTTATATCAAAAGCTATCCTTTTTAGGGTGGCTTTTTTTGTTTCTGCATCAAGTTACTCGACAAAAAACAAAAAAATAACCGCAAGGTTCGCAAAGATTTACGCTAAGTTCTCAAAGCTTTGCGTGTCTTGCGCTTCTTTTGCGAACCTTGCGTTTGAATTTTCCCCAAGCAACCGCCGTGAAAGCCAAAAGAATTTTCTTTTTTCGTAAATTAGCCATTCACGATTGTTAAAACTAATTATTTTGACAAGCAAGAATTCCAATTTATGAGTCTTTTAACCGATGCATCCGAAACTACAAGCCATTTAAACCCATTAATCAGTGATTTAGGCCTTATCCTGATGACAGCTACTATTGCTGTCTTGATATTTAGAAAACTTAAACAACCTTTGGTATTGGGATATTTGATTGCTGGATTTTTGGCAGGGAATCATTTTGATTTTTTCCCTTCGGTCAAAGAAATGAAGAGTGTCGAAGTCTGGGCCGAAATTGGTGTTATCTTTTTACTGTTTAGCCTCGGACTTGAATTCAGTTTCAAAAAATTAATGAAAGTAGGCGGAACAGCCTCCATCACTGCTGGAATTCAGATTTTGAGTATGTGTATTTTGGGCTATTTCGTTGGCCAATGGTTGGGATGGCCGAATATGGACAGTATCTTTCTCGGCGTAATTCTGTCTATCTCCTCCACTACAATTATTTTAAAATCCTATGACGAATTGGGCGTTAAGACCCAAAAATTTGCCGGAATCGTTATTGGTTCCTTAATCGTTCAGGACATATTGGCCATTTTGATGATGGTTTTATTATCAACAGTTGCCGTCAGCAATCAGTTTTCTGGAGGTGATTTATTGATGTCGGTTTTAAAATTGGTCTTTTTTCTAGTGATTTGGTTCTTAGGAGGAATTTTCATCATTCCGACCGTTCTCAAAAAAACCAAACACCTACTCACCGATGAAATGCTGCTTATCATTTCGCTAGCGTTGTGCCTGGTGATGGTTATTTTTGCTGCCAAAGTTGGTTTTTCTCCAGCTCTTGGGGCTTTTATAATGGGATCCATCATAGCCGAAACAACACAGGCCGAACACATTGAACACCTTGTAAAACCCGTAAAAGACTTATTTGGAGCCGTTTTTTTTGTATCAGTCGGAATGTTAATTAATCCACACGCCTTATACGAACACGCCATTCCAGTGATTATTCTTTCTTTCGTCACCATTTTTGGCCAATCCGTCAGCGCAACATTTGGCGCCATTTTATCAGGACAACCCTTAAAAGATTCCATCAGAACCGGAATGAGCTTGTCGCAAATTGGAGAGTTTTCCTTTATCATTGCAACTTTGGGAGTAACACTAAAAGCAACCAATTCTTTTTTGTATCCGATTGTAGTAGCAGTTTCGGCGGTAACCGTATTTACCACTCCTTTTATGATTAAATATTCGCTTCCTTTTTCCGAATATTTATCGCATAATTTACCCCGAAAATGGACCAAACGAATTGAGCGTTATTCAGCGAGTACGCAAGCGATAAAAACAGTCAGTTTGTGGCAAACGGTGATTAATGCTTTTTTAATTCAGGTGATTGTTCTTGTAGTAATCATACTTGCTATCATCTTGCTTTCTGCCCGTTTCATTCAGCCTTTGGTTATAGATTATCATTTAGGAAATCCTTTGGTTGCCTTGATAACTTTGGCAATAGTGTCCCCTTTTTTGTGGGCCCTGGCTTTCCGCAGAGTCGCCACCCGCGAAGTGGAACAGCTAATGCTAGACCGAAAATCGCGCGGCCCATTGACAATGTTGTTTTTCATCCGTATAGTATTGACAATTTTCTTTATCGGTTTATTGTTAAACACTTTCTTTTCTTCAAAAATTGCACTGATTTCATTGGTAATTGCTGTTGTAATTTATTTAATTTTTCAAAAGAAACTCCACTTTCAATACCACAAAATTGAAAATCATTTTCTGAGCAATCTGCACGATAGAGAGATTTCCAGAGCCAAAAGAAGCCGTAGTGATTTAACTCCCTGGGACGGTCACATGGCTGTATTCGACATTGCAGCCGAATCCAATATTGCCGGCGAATCCCTGAAAAACCTTCAAGTTCGGGAGAATCTTGGTATTAATCTTGTTTCGATAAAACGTGGTGACATTACCATTCATATTCCGAGTAGAAACGAACGTATTTTTCCAGGAGATGAAATTTGTGTAATAGGAACAGATGCCCAAGTACAGGAATTTAAAAAATACCTTGACCAACACGAAATGGATGTTTCACCAGAAGTGGTAGAACCCGACATTGTTCTGCGCCAAATTGAATTGAAAAACCACACTTTTATTGGTAAAAGCATCAAGGAATCCAAACTACGTGAAAAAACACAAGGATTGATAGTGGGAATCGAAAAAAGAGGAATCCGAACTCTAAATCCCGAGTCGAATGTTATTCTGGAAAAAGATGATATTTTATGGATAGTTGGTGACAAAAAGTTATTGTCTGATTTGGGGCATGATTAGAAAATTTAAAAAGGAATTGATTTTGATTGCGGGCACGAGCGGGACGCTCGCGCTCAATGTCATTAAGTTAAGCTTTTTTTGTCATTTCGACGGAGGAGAAATCACATAACGTGAGTCTCTAGTGAGATTCCTCGTGCCTCGGAATGACAAAACGATGGTTTTTATCCTTAACTTAATGGCATTGCGCTCGCGCTAGCTGAGAATTCCTCGTTCCTCGGAATGACAATTTTGAGGAAGAATATTATGAAGAAATCTCAACAAATATCTCAACAAAATATTGTGACTTCTCCTGAAAAAAAATCACATTTTTAATTCTAAAGTTGTTCCGCGTGAGGGATTGAAGTGGAGCTCTTTTTTCTTTTCAATTGCCCTAGGTCTAAACCTAGGGCAATTGAAAAGAAAAAAAGCGGGAACGGAAAGCCCGACCCGAAGTTTTTCACGAAGGGTCACGCCCAAAAAACAAAAAAAAGGTGCAAGAACTTAATCCTACACCTTTTGCCTTTTAGACTTTCGTCTTTAGACTATCTTATCTCGAATAATTCGGAGCTTCTTTTGTGATGGTTACGTTATGCGGATGACTTTCGGTGATTCCGCTAGAGGTAATACGAACAAAACGCCCTGATTCCTGCAATGTTGGAATATCTTTAGCTCCGCAATAACCCATACCGGCACGAAGTCCGCCAATGAATTGCAGCATACTTTCGTTCAACTCTCCTTTGTAAGGCACACGACCCACAATACCTTCTGGAACCAATTTCTTTACATCGTCTTCAACATCTTGAAAATAACGGTCTTTTGAACCTGTTTGCATCGCTTCTACAGATCCCATTCCTCTATAGGATTTGAATTTTCTTCCTTCAAAAATAATAGTTTCCCCTGGAGATTCCATTGTTCCAGCTAATAATGAACCCAACATTACACAATCAGCACCCGCAGCAATTGCTTTTGGAATATCTCCCGTGTAACGAATTCCACCATCAGCAATTACAGGGACCCCTGTACCTTTAATAGCGGCAGCGACTTCAAGAACGGCTGAAAATTGAGGAAAACCAACCCCTGCAACGATTCTGGTTGTGCAAATAGAACCAGGTCCTATTCCTACTTTTACCCCATCGGCACCATTTTCGACCAAATATTGAGCAGCTTCTGGAGTGGCAATATTACCAACGATAACATCTAGTTTTGGGAATTTGGCTTTCACCGCTTTCAATACATCTACCACCCCTTTTGTGTGTCCGTGAGCGGTATCGATAATTACGGCATCAACCCCTGCATTTACAAGAGCAGTTGCTCTTTCAACAGCATCGGCAGTAACACCTAGAGCAGCAGCTACTCTCAAACGTCCAAATTTATCTTTATTGGCATTTGGTTTCTGAGCTAATTTGGTAATATCTCTAAAAGTGATTAAACCAACCAACTCATTTTTATCATTTACAACAGGTAATTTTTCAATTTTATGACCTTGCAATACTACCTCAGCTTCTTCAAGGGAAGTTCCTTCGGCAACAGTTACCAAGTTTTGACTAGTCATTATCTCAACAATAGGTCTTGAACCATTTTTTTCAAAACGCAAATCCCTGTTGGTAACAATTCCTTTTAGAATTTTATTTTCGTCAACAATAGGAATACCGCCAATACCATATTCTCTCATGGCATTCTTGGCATCAATAACTGTTGAGTTCATTAACAATGTAACAGGATCGATAATCATACCAGACTCAGCACGCTTTACTCTACGCACTTTGGCTGCCTGTTGCTCGATTGTCATGTTTTTATGCAAAACACCTATTCCTCCTTCTTGCGCCATAGCAATTGCCATAGAACTTTCGGTAACTGTATCCATAGCTGCAGATACAATAGGAACGTTTAGCGTAATGTTTCTTGAAAATTTGGATTTGATACTCACTTCACGCGGAAGAACAGTCGAGTAGTTGGGAACTAATAGTACATCATCGTAGGTTAAACCTTCGCCGACAATCTTGGAGGTATGTGCTTTCATGTTGCAATTTCTAGTTGAATTGCGTGCAAATATACATAATCTTGACGACCTAAAAAAACTTAACTCTCTTTTTTTATTTGCAATACGAATATGTACAAGACAAAAGCACTAATTTTCAAAATGACCGCAAATTCGCAAATTTATTCCCCCTAAAACCTGAATTTTACTTTTTTCAGAAACTAATTATTATTAATTCCATTAAAAAAGTCTAATTCAGAAGTGATTTTTTTATTAAAATTTGCGAATTTGTGGGTAAAACCCCTCATCATTTTTCTCTGCCCTATTTACTGCTTCCGCCTGCTATTATGTTAAATCCTATCTGAAATGTGAGCGCATTTGCCTTGGAAAGATCACTATAAGCCAAAAGATTATCAGCCATTGCATAAAAATTAAACATACCAATCTTTGTTGTCAGCCCCAAACCAATATTTGAAAAAGAATAGGAATCGATAGTATAAGTAGCTTTCATTTGTAATCCTTTAAGAATTCTTCTTCTGTAATAAGCGGTCAATGCCAGCATGGGAGTTCTTGGTGTTGACATAGCAAAAAACTGTGCGCCCACTGCACTTCGATACCAGGATTCCTCATCGGTTGCACAATCACATTCGGTTTGTCTTTCTTCTTCAAATGAATATTGGAAAGAAGAATAAAATTTTAGAGGACGTTGTGTAGTATATTTATCATATGAAGCCTCCTTCGGAATGGCTTTTTTAAAATCCTGATAAGCATCTTCTGCAGTTCCCTGGTCATTAAAATCGTTTACAACTCCCTTGTGATCATATTCTCCTTTGAAGGTATAATTCACAACGTCTTTTGAATGGCTTATAAACCCAAAATCTACTAAACT belongs to Flavobacterium gilvum and includes:
- a CDS encoding acyl-CoA thioesterase, which produces MEKAFKTVASSHVSISVLMLPSHTNFSGKIHGGYILSLLDQIAFACGSKFSGNYCVTASVDTVNFLKPIEVGELVTMKASVNYVGKSSMVVGIRVEAENIQTGHKKHCNSSYFTMVAKDNEGNSVPVPGLILSNFEDIKRFCNALKQIALKKEHDIHQEVFNYTSKETLENLKKYNIQINLD
- a CDS encoding YceI family protein, translating into MKKFTLLALFSFLYPIIAQEKLSTSKCTIYFEASVPLFEAVEAKNDIVDCTLIPDKGQITFTAVIKNFQFKRDLMKEHFNSNYMESDRYSKAIFKGVIEKFDLKVITENDQDFLIKGKMTIHGQTRMIAVNAKIKKVANGISINSHFILNTDDFKIEIPSIVIAKISKTVNTKVDCVLY
- a CDS encoding TIGR01777 family oxidoreductase: MKKNVLLTGGTGFVGRYLVAELLKKGYSVSILTRDSRPNADGISYYIWDVSNQKIDEVAVLNADYIIHLAGENIAEGRWATKRKEEIRSSRIDSAQLIYSVLKKHNKQVEAFVSASGIGFYGVVNGEGICTENTLPADDFLGKICQEWEKSASLMAGLGIRTVKIRTGMVLGRNGGVVKKLAPIFKYGLGSALGSGKQYMPWIHIHDLSRIYIEAIENKNMTGAYNATINDSTTNLSFSKTLASCMGRPMWLPNIPAFLIQLALGEMSCMVLKGRRVSSDKIKKLGFRFQFKGLKKALKDSLR
- the purB gene encoding adenylosuccinate lyase, producing the protein MTNLNELNAISPIDGRYRNKTVSLAPFFSEEALIKYRVLIEIEYFIALCEVPLPQLKNVDASLFESLRNIYKNFSTEDALWIKETEKVTNHDVKAVEYFIKDAFEKLGLSEYKEFIHFGLTSQDINNTAIPLSTKDAFEKVYMPSLISLTSKLKELAQEWAHVPMLARTHGQPASPTRLGKEIAVFVERLEEQMRLLFNTPFAAKFGGATGNYNAHHVAYPQIDWKQFGNKFVEENLGLHHSFPTTQIEHYDHFAAFFDALKRINTIIIDLDRDIWTYVSMEYFKQKIKAGEIGSSAMPHKVNPIDFENSEGNLGIANAIFEHLSAKLPVSRLQRDLTDSTVLRNIGVPMGHTLIAFEATLKGLNKLLLNESKFHEDLEKNWAVVAEAIQTILRREAYPNPYEALKGLTRTNEAIDKNAIHSFIATLDVSDAIKAELLQITPSNFIGI
- a CDS encoding cation:proton antiporter domain-containing protein; the protein is MSLLTDASETTSHLNPLISDLGLILMTATIAVLIFRKLKQPLVLGYLIAGFLAGNHFDFFPSVKEMKSVEVWAEIGVIFLLFSLGLEFSFKKLMKVGGTASITAGIQILSMCILGYFVGQWLGWPNMDSIFLGVILSISSTTIILKSYDELGVKTQKFAGIVIGSLIVQDILAILMMVLLSTVAVSNQFSGGDLLMSVLKLVFFLVIWFLGGIFIIPTVLKKTKHLLTDEMLLIISLALCLVMVIFAAKVGFSPALGAFIMGSIIAETTQAEHIEHLVKPVKDLFGAVFFVSVGMLINPHALYEHAIPVIILSFVTIFGQSVSATFGAILSGQPLKDSIRTGMSLSQIGEFSFIIATLGVTLKATNSFLYPIVVAVSAVTVFTTPFMIKYSLPFSEYLSHNLPRKWTKRIERYSASTQAIKTVSLWQTVINAFLIQVIVLVVIILAIILLSARFIQPLVIDYHLGNPLVALITLAIVSPFLWALAFRRVATREVEQLMLDRKSRGPLTMLFFIRIVLTIFFIGLLLNTFFSSKIALISLVIAVVIYLIFQKKLHFQYHKIENHFLSNLHDREISRAKRSRSDLTPWDGHMAVFDIAAESNIAGESLKNLQVRENLGINLVSIKRGDITIHIPSRNERIFPGDEICVIGTDAQVQEFKKYLDQHEMDVSPEVVEPDIVLRQIELKNHTFIGKSIKESKLREKTQGLIVGIEKRGIRTLNPESNVILEKDDILWIVGDKKLLSDLGHD
- the guaB gene encoding IMP dehydrogenase, yielding MKAHTSKIVGEGLTYDDVLLVPNYSTVLPREVSIKSKFSRNITLNVPIVSAAMDTVTESSMAIAMAQEGGIGVLHKNMTIEQQAAKVRRVKRAESGMIIDPVTLLMNSTVIDAKNAMREYGIGGIPIVDENKILKGIVTNRDLRFEKNGSRPIVEIMTSQNLVTVAEGTSLEEAEVVLQGHKIEKLPVVNDKNELVGLITFRDITKLAQKPNANKDKFGRLRVAAALGVTADAVERATALVNAGVDAVIIDTAHGHTKGVVDVLKAVKAKFPKLDVIVGNIATPEAAQYLVENGADGVKVGIGPGSICTTRIVAGVGFPQFSAVLEVAAAIKGTGVPVIADGGIRYTGDIPKAIAAGADCVMLGSLLAGTMESPGETIIFEGRKFKSYRGMGSVEAMQTGSKDRYFQDVEDDVKKLVPEGIVGRVPYKGELNESMLQFIGGLRAGMGYCGAKDIPTLQESGRFVRITSSGITESHPHNVTITKEAPNYSR